Proteins encoded within one genomic window of Mycolicibacterium aubagnense:
- a CDS encoding SDR family NAD(P)-dependent oxidoreductase: MPSVLVTGAGRGIGLAITQHLAATGWDVIAGVRSEADAAAVVALAPQRISAVILDVTSDDDIDALAAALPDRLDAVVNNAGIVVAGPVETLTPADWRKQFDVNVVGQFAVTAAVLPKLRASRGRVVFISSVNGQLSAPMLGAYAASKFALEAGAEALRIELRPWGVPVVVVEPAQTDTDMWRKADDMVAELEDATSSAHQALYSRHIAGMKKMIPLSQKMAVDPAKVVAVVEEALTARRPKARYIVGLGPKLQAALMTNIPASVRGFVLAKVFGVPRRV; encoded by the coding sequence ATGCCTTCAGTTCTCGTCACAGGTGCCGGCCGAGGCATCGGGCTGGCCATCACCCAGCACCTCGCCGCGACCGGGTGGGACGTCATCGCCGGGGTGCGCTCCGAGGCCGACGCCGCAGCGGTCGTGGCGCTGGCCCCGCAGCGGATTTCGGCCGTGATCCTCGATGTCACTTCTGACGACGATATCGATGCACTGGCAGCGGCTCTGCCGGACCGGTTGGATGCCGTGGTGAACAATGCGGGCATCGTCGTGGCCGGTCCCGTGGAGACGCTGACGCCCGCGGATTGGCGGAAGCAGTTTGACGTCAACGTGGTTGGTCAGTTCGCCGTGACTGCGGCGGTGCTGCCCAAGTTGCGGGCCTCTCGAGGCCGGGTGGTGTTCATCTCCAGCGTCAACGGACAACTGTCGGCGCCGATGCTGGGTGCTTACGCGGCGTCGAAGTTCGCGTTGGAGGCCGGCGCCGAAGCACTGCGAATCGAACTGCGACCCTGGGGCGTTCCGGTGGTGGTCGTGGAGCCCGCACAGACCGATACGGACATGTGGCGCAAGGCCGACGACATGGTCGCCGAGTTGGAAGATGCCACCTCGTCGGCGCACCAAGCCTTGTACAGCCGGCACATCGCCGGGATGAAGAAGATGATTCCGCTGTCGCAGAAGATGGCCGTCGATCCGGCGAAAGTCGTTGCGGTGGTGGAGGAGGCGCTCACCGCGCGGCGACCCAAGGCGCGATACATCGTCGGGTTGGGGCCCAAGCTTCAGGCTGCGCTGATGACGAACATCCCGGCGTCGGTGCGGGGATTCGTGCTGGCCAAGGTCTTCGGAGTGCCTCGCCGGGTGTGA
- a CDS encoding cytochrome P450, translated as MTGAPGLIDPQTLLLGLMDPGNRADPYPLYDRFLVSGPLVLPDANLVVFPGFAECDEVLRHPASANDRLKSTVSQKQIAAGQRQARPFGEPGFLFLDPPDHTRLRGLAQKAFAPKVIKALEADIVTMVDGLLEGVTGTMDVVADLAYPLPVAVICRLLGVPMADEPQFSRASALLAHGLDPFVAVNDETAEDNTDLMEAGLWLRGYLRELIAERRSSPGEDLISALIAAEEDGDQLTSEEIVATCNLLLIAGHETTVNLIANAALAMLRHPRYWAELATDPARASTIVEETLRFDPPVQLTSRVAVEDIQIGDVAVPKGDIMMLLLAAAQRDPRVFDRPREFDPDRGVIKHLAFGKGPHFCLGAPLARLEASVALSALAARFPNAQLAGEPVYKPNLTLRGLATLPVAV; from the coding sequence ATGACTGGCGCACCTGGACTGATCGACCCGCAGACACTGCTACTGGGGTTGATGGATCCGGGCAATCGGGCTGACCCGTACCCGCTGTACGACCGATTCCTGGTCAGTGGGCCGCTGGTGCTGCCCGACGCGAATTTGGTGGTGTTCCCGGGCTTCGCCGAGTGCGACGAGGTGCTGCGGCACCCGGCGTCGGCCAACGACAGGCTGAAATCGACGGTGTCGCAGAAGCAGATCGCCGCAGGACAGCGTCAGGCTCGGCCGTTCGGCGAACCGGGCTTCCTGTTCCTCGATCCGCCGGACCACACCCGGCTGCGCGGACTGGCGCAGAAGGCGTTCGCGCCCAAGGTGATCAAGGCACTCGAGGCCGACATCGTGACCATGGTGGACGGATTGCTCGAGGGCGTCACGGGCACCATGGATGTGGTGGCCGACCTGGCCTATCCGCTGCCGGTCGCGGTGATCTGCCGGCTGCTCGGGGTGCCGATGGCCGACGAGCCGCAGTTCAGCCGGGCCTCGGCGCTGCTGGCCCATGGCCTGGACCCGTTCGTGGCGGTGAACGATGAGACGGCCGAGGACAACACCGACCTGATGGAGGCCGGGCTCTGGTTGCGCGGGTATCTGCGGGAGCTGATCGCCGAGCGCCGCAGTTCGCCGGGAGAGGACCTGATCTCCGCGCTCATCGCCGCCGAAGAGGACGGCGACCAGTTGACCTCCGAAGAGATCGTGGCGACCTGCAACCTGCTGCTGATCGCCGGACACGAGACGACGGTGAATCTGATCGCCAACGCGGCGCTGGCCATGCTGCGGCACCCGCGGTACTGGGCGGAGTTGGCAACCGATCCCGCGCGCGCGTCGACCATCGTCGAGGAGACGCTGCGCTTCGACCCTCCGGTGCAGCTGACCAGCAGAGTCGCCGTCGAGGACATCCAGATCGGTGACGTCGCCGTGCCGAAGGGCGACATCATGATGCTGCTGCTGGCTGCCGCGCAACGGGATCCGCGAGTGTTCGACAGGCCTCGCGAATTCGACCCGGATCGCGGCGTGATCAAGCACCTTGCCTTCGGCAAGGGCCCGCACTTCTGTCTCGGTGCGCCGCTGGCCCGGCTGGAGGCGTCCGTCGCGCTCTCGGCGCTGGCGGCGCGGTTCCCCAACGCGCAGTTGGCGGGCGAGCCCGTCTACAAGCCCAACCTGACCCTGCGGGGTCTGGCCACCCTGCCGGTCGCAGTCTGA